One window of the Nothobranchius furzeri strain GRZ-AD chromosome 3, NfurGRZ-RIMD1, whole genome shotgun sequence genome contains the following:
- the LOC107385190 gene encoding uncharacterized protein, protein MPPKRNCAISSSQPQVKMIKIGSDPDEQIFPSGSMEDRFGIEEESSPSPLPKNEHEPIDFDEENLSTTGIRTDTISLLMKIDQLQAQLKYERRCRILAERELRELREMNTLMMQMRHMTHELRVTLDQVLHGGEPPVTPQNPDETLTFLPGPEVQMRTVDSIPEDELNFCYLAENLRVPKHLYERVAEIGDYKKYISALLMILFDRDTLATHCLLGRKNTTGEDSHKPPLPPEILKGLMDHVAEKFGVDSTQIKNAIRTKLNNEDKLMKKRLGLNRADSRVIVEPAFCRDASLQAKHERNGSEF, encoded by the exons ATGCCACCAAAGAGAAACTGTGCGATAAGTTCATCTCAACCCCAAGTGAAGATGATAAAAATCGGCAGTGATCCAGATGAGCAGATATTTCCCTCTGGATCGATGGAGGATCGGTTCGGGATAGAAGAGGAGTCCAGTCCTTCTCCTCTTCCCAAGAACGAG CATGAACCCATTGACTTTGATGAAGAAAACCTCTCTACCACCGGCATCAGAACCGACACCATCAGCCTTCTGATGAAAATAGACCAACTTCAGGCCCAACTTAAATACGAACGAAGATGCAGGATTTTGGCTGAGAGAGAGCTCAGAGAACTCAGAG AGATGAACACCCTCATGATGCAGATGAGACACATGACGCATGAATTACGAGTCACTCTAGATCAAGTTCTCCATGGAGGCGAGCCACCCGTTACACCACAAAACCCAGATGAAACCCTGACGTTCCTGCCGGGGCCTGAAGTTCAGATGAGAACAGTTGATAGTATCCCTGAG gatgagttgaatttttgttatctgGCTGAAAATCTCCGGGTGCCAAAACACCTCTATGAGCGCGTTGCCGAAATAGGCGACTACAAGAAGTACATTTCAGCTCTCCTGATGATACTTTTTGACAGAGACACTTTAGCCACACATTGTCTGCTGGGCAGGAAGAACACCACAGGAGAGGATAGCCACAAGCCTCCTCTTCCACCTGAGATTTTAAAAGGCCTCATGG ATCATGTTGCAGAAAAGTTTGGCGTCGACAGCACCCAAATAAAAAACGCCATTCGCACAAAGTTAAACAACGAAGACAAGCTGATGAAGAAGAGGCTGGGGTTAAACCGAGCGGACAGCAGAGTCATTGTTGAACCAGCCTTTTGCCGAGATGCTTCCCTTCAGGCTAAACATGAACGGAATGGCTCGGAGTTCTAG
- the si:ch211-213o11.11 gene encoding probable G-protein coupled receptor codes for MEENRTLLPSELKECTSVWSPMPSSPSRLLGAPPNPQTRLKDLTGMVFMVTLNVLALLANTAVLVVVIKAPHFRKFAFVCHLCAVDLLCAILLMPLGIVSSSPYFADVVFTMMECQVYVFLIVILIAASIFTITAISVERYYYIVHPMRYEVKMTLKLTAAVLVLVWVAAATLGLSTVFKWPSYGGRSSISAAHCLLHWSHSDHRRIFSLLFSVTCFCLPSVVIFAVYCNVYKVARVAARQHRPLPSWTINQLKHRSDSINSQTTIITTHNAPRRRTRDHLFGRSKAALTLVVIVGQFLICWLPYFAFHFHLTLDKTAHIPPDVEVVVTWLAYSSFAMNPFFYGLLNRQIREELLKLRRCYSSRPAELAAYGHDGPGHENFLQFLRRTSCTLETRVSFATPSHRSTLDQTGHTGFRIPGQIPEEFS; via the coding sequence ATGGAGGAAAACAGGACGTTGCTACCCTCTGAGCTCAAAGAGTGCACCTCCGTTTGGTCGCCGATGCCCTCGTCTCCCAGCAGACTGCTGGGAGCTCCTCCCAACCCACAGACGCGCCTCAAGGACCTGACAGGGATGGTTTTCATGGTGACTCTGAACGTTCTGGCTCTCCTGGCCAACACTGCTGTTCTGGTGGTTGTCATCAAAGCGCCTCATTTCAGGAAGTTTGCCTTTGTGTGCCACCTGTGTGCGGTGGACCTGCTGTGTGCCATCCTCCTCATGCCTCTGGGCATCGTCTCCAGCTCGCCGTACTTCGCTGACGTGGTGTTCAccatgatggagtgtcaggtctaCGTCTTCCTCATCGTGATCCTTATAGCTGCCTCCATCTTCACCATCACAGCCATAAGTGTGGAGCGTTACTACTACATCGTCCACCCCATGCGTTATGAAGTAAAGATGACCCTGAAGCTTACAGCAGCTGTACTGGTGCTGGTGTGGGTGGCTGCTGCcacactgggcctctccactgtcTTTAAATGGCCGTCCTATGGCGGCCGGAGCTCCATCAGTGCTGCTCACTGCTTGCTTCACTGGAGCCACAGCGACCACAGACGTATTTTCTCGCTGCTGTTCAGTGTCACCTGTTTCTGTCTGCCTTCTGTGGTGATATTTGCTGTTTATTGCAACGTCTATAAGGTGGCTCGAGTTGCTGCCCGGCAACACAGACCGTTGCCCTCATGGACAATCAATCAGCTGAAGCATCGCTCTGATTCCATCAACAGCCAGACCACCATCATCACGACTCACAACGCTCCCCGCAGGAGGACTCGCGACCATCTCTTTGGCAGAAGTAAAGCGGCTCTCACTCTGGTGGTCATTGTTGGACAGTTTCTGATCTGCTGGCTGCCTTACTTCGCCTTTCACTTCCATCTCACTCTAGACAAAACAGCTCACATTCCTCCCGACGTGGAGGTTGTGGTCACCTGGTTGGCGTATTCCTCCTTCGCTATGAATCCGTTCTTCTACGGGCTTCTCAACAGACAGATCAGGGAGGAGCTCCTGAAGCTGCGGCGCTGCTACTCATCCCGCCCAGCAGAGCTGGCTGCTTACGGCCACGACGGCCCAGGCCACGAGAACTTCCTGCAGTTTCTTCGCAGGACCAGTTGCACTCTGGAGACACGAGTGAGCTTTGCCACTCCCAGTCATAGAAGTACTTTGGATCAAACTGGGCACACTGGTTTCAGGATACCTGGTCAGATCCCAGAAGAGTTCAGTTAG